Proteins co-encoded in one Gossypium arboreum isolate Shixiya-1 chromosome 11, ASM2569848v2, whole genome shotgun sequence genomic window:
- the LOC108472593 gene encoding CST complex subunit TEN1, with protein sequence MASNAIKSGALVTLPELQPSSEFFKEGASLRVTGKLQEYSVETAIAVIADQGATLKVDTQHLRELSFRIGSIFQFIGELNIQPNYEAILQARTGRNVDGIDLDLYYQSLQQLRQFQAKHMKNATT encoded by the exons ATGGCGTCCAATGCAATTAAATCAGGGGCATTGGTTACTTTACCAGAGCTTCAACCATCATCTGAGTTTTTTAAGGAAGGAGCTTCACTTAGAGTAACCGGAAA GCTGCAAGAGTATTCCGTGGAGACTGCCATAGCTGTTATTGCTGATCAAGGTGCCACCCTAAAGGTAGATACTCAGCACTTGAGGGAACTTAGCTTCCGAATTGGCTCCATATTCCAATTCATTGGTGAACTCAATATTCAACCCAACTATGAG GCAATCCTGCAAGCACGTACTGGTAGGAATGTTGATGGTATTGACCTTGATCTCTATTATCAGTCTTTGCAGCAATTAAGACAGTTCCAAGCCAAACACATGAAAAATGCAACTACTTAA
- the LOC108471797 gene encoding uncharacterized protein At4g02000-like, with translation MADLWHPLQGVSITEMEDRRILFRFYSKVDLKRVVDGMPWFFNRHLIVFHRVQKGEIPSAVPLWTTIFWVQVHNLPPGFFTEGMARQLGNFIGIFYEYDAALITKGVTKYMRIHVLLDVRSPLKRKKKISIGRNQCIYVLFQYEKLPLFCFLCGRLGHGENFCPIRLALSDQQVEFGWDISLRATPMRGGQVVSRWLRDDTNEGRWTRMELEGEPRTRRFEDDVTN, from the coding sequence ATGGCAGATCTGTGGCATCCTTTACAAGGGGTTTCGATTACAGAGATGGAGGACAGGCGAATTCTTTTTAGATTTTATAGTAAAGTTGATTTGAAACGGGTGGTGGATGGCATGCCATGGTTTTTTAACCGACATTTAATAGTATTCCATAGAGTACAAAAGGGGGAGATTCCATCAGCGGTTCCATTGTGGACCACGATATTCTGGGTGCAGGTTCATAATTTACCGCCGGGATTCTTTACAGAAGGCATGGCGCGACAACTGGGGAATTTTATTGGGATATTTTATGAGTATGATGCAGCATTGATTACGAAGGGGGTGACTAAATACATGCGGATACATGTTCTATTGGATGTGCGGAGCCCACTCAAAAGGAAGAAAAAGATAAGTATAGGGAGAAATCAATGCATATATGTGTTATTCCAGTACGAAAAATTACCATTGTTTTGTTTCTTATGTGGGCGGCTTGGGCATGGGGAGAATTTTTGTCCTATTCGACTAGCTTTGAGTGATCAACAAGTGGAGTTTGGATGGGATATTTCACTAAGGGCAACACCAATGAGGGGAGGGCAAGTGGTAAGTAGATGGCTAAGGGATGATACTAATGAAGGAAGATGGACACGTATGGAGTTAGAGGGGGAACCGAGGACAAGAAGATTCGAAGATGATGTGACGAACTAG